GGGCATCTCGGCCAACCCGGCGCTCTTCACCGCGATCAACAAGGACACTGCCGAGCTGCACCACGAGCTCGTGTCCTTCGACGCCGACCTTGCGCAGCGAATGTCGGACCGGGGCGTGCGGATCCTGCGAGCCACCGACGCGGGAGAGTTGCTGCCGCGCGTGGCCCAGAACCGCGACTTCTTCGAGTGCCGGTTCTGCCCGTGGGCCGAGCGCTGCTGGAGCCTGCCGGCATGAGCGACGACAACATCATCCACTTCAATCCCTGGCGCGATTTCAACGATGCGGCGCCCTTGGACGATCCCTTTGCGGTCGAACCGTACGCGGACCAGATCGCCTGCTTCGTCGACGTGGTCTTCGGCTATTCCGAGGGCCTGATCCCGGTCCGCGGTTTCGTGGACAAGGGTCAGGGCAAGGATGGCCGCCCGCACAACATCTGGATCGACGCGGATGCCACCGCGCCGGAGAAGCTCACTACCTTCGCCGGCTGGGCGGCGCGCGAGGGCGCGGCGGTCTACGTCATTCCCGGCACGGTGGCGGAGACGGGCCAGGCCCGCGCCGCGGATGTCCTGCAGATGCAGAGCCTCGTGGTCGATCTCGACTCGGGCGACATCCCGGCCAAGCTCGATCACCTCCTCCACCATCTCGGCAGGCCGACCCTGATCGTCGAGAGCGGCGGGCGCTCGCCCGAGGGCGCGACCAAGCTCCATGTCTGGTGGAAGCTGACCGAACCTGCTGAGGGCCTAGATCTCGACCGGCTCTGCCAGCTGCGCGGCGAGATCGCGCTGAAGGTCGGCGGCGATACCCATTTCCGCTCGGCCCACCAGCCGATCCGTGTGCCCGGCACGGTCTATCACAAGGGCGGGCTCACCCGGCTGGTGCAGATCCGCGAGGCGACCGAACTCGAGGTCGATCTCGCCGAAATGGCCGAGCGCATCTCCGACATGCCGCCCATGCCCGGCGTCGGCATGGCCACGGCCGAGCCCCGCGAGAAACCCGCGATCGACGACGTGCTGGCAACCCCGGTGCACGAGGGCGGCACGGACGACTGGTCGCGTTTCGAGGGCGCCTCGGCCGCCATCGGCTATTTCCTGCGGCTGGTCCACGAGGGCCGGATATCGATGGACGAGGGCTGGGCGGCGATCTGCGGCTACAACGCCGCGATGCTGCGCCCGTCGTGGCCGCTCGACCGGCTTAAGCGCGAGACGAACCGCCTTTGGGAGCTGCACATCAAGCGGCACGGGCCGCCGCTGGTCCGCCTCGACAGCGCGTCGCCTGCGCAGATGGACCTGCCGACCTTCACGCTGGGCGCGCTCCTCGACGACGCGAGCCCGATGCCGGACGACATCATCGGTCCCCGCGTGCTGACGCCGGGCGGGCTCCTGGTGCTGGGCGGCGCGCCCAAGGTGGGCAAGAGCGATCTGCTGATCGCATTGCTCGTGCATATGGCGGCGGGCGCGCCCTTCCTCGGCTTCACTCCGCCGCGGCCGCTGCGGATCTTCTACCTGCAGGCCGAGATCCAGTATCACTACCTGCGCGAGCGCATGCAGCAGATCGGCCTGCCGCCAGAGCTGATCGCGGCCGCGCGCGACAACCTGATCGTTACGCCGAAGCTGCGGATGCTGCTCGATGCCGAGGGCAGTGCGCGCGTGGCCGAGGCCATCAGGGCCGCGTTCCCCGACGATCCGCTCGACATCCTGTGCATCGACCCGATCCGGAACCTCTTCGACGGTGGCCCGGACGGCGACGGCGAGAACGACAACGCCGCCATGATGTTCTTCCTCAAGGACCGGGTCGAGGTCCTGCGCGACCACGTCAATCCCGACTGCGGGGTGATCCTCGTCCACCACACCAAGAAGCTGTCGAAGCACGAGGTAAAGGAGGACCCGTTCCTGGCGCTCTCCGGCGCCAGCGCGCTCCGGAGCTTCTACACAACAGGTCTGATCCTGTACCGGCCCGACGAAGAGGCCAGCGAGCGCCGGCTGGAGATCGAGCTGCGCAACGGGCCCGCGCTGCCTGCCAAGGTGGTCGACAAGCTGAATGGCACCTGGACCGAGCTCACCCCGAGCAGCGAGCGGCTGGTGCGCAAGGATCTGGGCGCCAGGCATGACGCGGAGCGGGATCGCAAGAACCTGGTCGTCCTCGGGCTGATCTTCGACGAGGCG
This genomic window from Paracoccus sediminicola contains:
- a CDS encoding AAA family ATPase, whose translation is MSDDNIIHFNPWRDFNDAAPLDDPFAVEPYADQIACFVDVVFGYSEGLIPVRGFVDKGQGKDGRPHNIWIDADATAPEKLTTFAGWAAREGAAVYVIPGTVAETGQARAADVLQMQSLVVDLDSGDIPAKLDHLLHHLGRPTLIVESGGRSPEGATKLHVWWKLTEPAEGLDLDRLCQLRGEIALKVGGDTHFRSAHQPIRVPGTVYHKGGLTRLVQIREATELEVDLAEMAERISDMPPMPGVGMATAEPREKPAIDDVLATPVHEGGTDDWSRFEGASAAIGYFLRLVHEGRISMDEGWAAICGYNAAMLRPSWPLDRLKRETNRLWELHIKRHGPPLVRLDSASPAQMDLPTFTLGALLDDASPMPDDIIGPRVLTPGGLLVLGGAPKVGKSDLLIALLVHMAAGAPFLGFTPPRPLRIFYLQAEIQYHYLRERMQQIGLPPELIAAARDNLIVTPKLRMLLDAEGSARVAEAIRAAFPDDPLDILCIDPIRNLFDGGPDGDGENDNAAMMFFLKDRVEVLRDHVNPDCGVILVHHTKKLSKHEVKEDPFLALSGASALRSFYTTGLILYRPDEEASERRLEIELRNGPALPAKVVDKLNGTWTELTPSSERLVRKDLGARHDAERDRKNLVVLGLIFDEAAEGRLYTATQFAEAFENQHDLGGRYSIRERLAVLATKGQIKFRRNFAEHGFPGTQSHFGYLVVRDMRFGRDPVIDAETGEVLDEGVAVLPTHYKCPHSGRAREVENPSVWVYPEEAHD